From Candidatus Binataceae bacterium, the proteins below share one genomic window:
- a CDS encoding PaaI family thioesterase: protein MASRPDAHGPLDALNRLIRENRVSEYSSPNLALGMAPLEFAPGTSRWVWKEQPAAALNPFGTLQGGYLAVFVDELLSTAIASVLEEGEWAMTAEFKVNFLRALGPGRIEGSARVLRRTRALAFLEAQVTDPNGAVALTASSVWAISKR from the coding sequence TTGGCATCCAGGCCCGACGCTCACGGTCCGCTCGACGCGCTCAACCGGCTAATCCGGGAGAATCGCGTCAGCGAATACTCCTCCCCCAACCTGGCGCTCGGAATGGCGCCGCTGGAGTTCGCGCCGGGAACGTCGCGCTGGGTATGGAAGGAACAGCCGGCGGCCGCGCTCAACCCGTTCGGCACGCTGCAGGGCGGCTACCTGGCCGTCTTCGTCGATGAGCTTCTGTCTACGGCGATAGCGTCGGTGCTGGAGGAGGGCGAGTGGGCGATGACCGCGGAGTTCAAGGTCAATTTTCTGCGCGCGCTCGGCCCCGGCCGGATCGAGGGCAGCGCGCGGGTCTTGCGCCGCACGCGCGCGCTCGCCTTTCTCGAAGCGCAAGTGACGGACCCCAACGGCGCCGTCGCGCTGACCGCAAGCTCAGTCTGGGCGATTTCGAAGCGGTAA
- a CDS encoding Lrp/AsnC family transcriptional regulator, which produces MKLGGEAPELDAIDLQILSILQEHGRIAHVKLGEQVGLSAPSVIERVKKLEDSGIITGYHAAVDAKRLGKDVTAFIGVSIGHPKTIGLFEQTVELLDDVLECHHVTGEHTVLLKVKTSNTSTLEELIRTIRLIEGVTRTETMVVLSTHTERTQIAVHGEGHAEAGNGRRHRHHHGHGKNGAAETKRL; this is translated from the coding sequence ATGAAATTAGGCGGAGAGGCCCCCGAGCTCGACGCGATCGACCTGCAGATCCTCTCGATCCTGCAGGAGCACGGCCGCATCGCGCACGTCAAGCTTGGCGAGCAGGTGGGGCTGTCGGCGCCATCGGTTATCGAACGGGTCAAGAAGCTCGAAGACAGCGGCATCATCACCGGCTACCACGCCGCGGTTGACGCCAAGCGCCTGGGCAAGGACGTAACCGCCTTTATAGGCGTTTCGATCGGCCACCCCAAGACGATCGGACTGTTCGAGCAGACCGTCGAGCTGCTCGACGACGTGCTCGAATGCCATCACGTCACCGGCGAGCACACCGTCCTGCTCAAGGTTAAAACCTCCAACACCTCAACCCTTGAGGAGCTCATCCGCACCATCCGGCTGATCGAGGGCGTGACCCGGACCGAGACGATGGTGGTGCTGTCAACCCATACCGAACGCACGCAGATCGCCGTTCACGGCGAAGGACATGCGGAGGCAGGCAACGGCCGGCGCCATCGCCATCATCACGGCCACGGCAAGAACGGCGCGGCAGAAACGAAAAGGTTATAG
- a CDS encoding sigma-54 dependent transcriptional regulator, whose amino-acid sequence MARLLVVDDEPGMRRILSSNLRQEGHEVIEAAGVAAARAALGEASFDAVITDQKMADGEGLEVLAAAREADSALSVVFLTAFATVELAVESMRRGAFDFITKPFTPEVLAATARRAVEHTSLLRENLRLRDAVVRLEGSSEIRGQSAVIRELRERIARVAPTNATVLIIGETGTGKELVARAIHRSSARAAKPFVAINCAAFTETLLESELFGHERGAFTGADRAREGLFEAAHEGTLFLDEAAEMSMAAQAKLLRVLTDGMVTRLGSTKPRRTNVRLLVATHRDLRRRVAEGSFREDLYYRLAVVPLAIAPLRDRREDIPELCELFLAQAARDLKVAPRRIAAAAMRALMAYDFPGNVRELRNLIERACILSASEEIGAENFPVATRSPQSGEAAAAPGLAAPGAGPAAGGRSPTPEEIAAMMPETFYLRAFLNALEKALIQRALKATGGAQAEAARRLGLSRSYLSYKLDKHGIKAVGEPHPRAS is encoded by the coding sequence ATGGCTAGATTACTGGTGGTGGATGACGAGCCTGGGATGCGGCGGATCCTGAGCTCGAACCTGCGGCAGGAAGGCCACGAGGTGATCGAGGCAGCGGGCGTCGCGGCCGCCCGCGCCGCGCTCGGCGAGGCGTCCTTCGACGCCGTGATCACCGATCAGAAAATGGCCGACGGCGAGGGGCTGGAGGTGCTGGCGGCCGCGCGCGAGGCGGATTCGGCGCTCTCGGTGGTGTTCCTGACCGCGTTCGCCACGGTCGAACTGGCGGTCGAGAGCATGCGCCGCGGCGCCTTCGATTTCATCACCAAACCGTTCACGCCCGAAGTGCTGGCGGCGACGGCGCGGCGCGCGGTCGAGCACACTTCGCTGCTGCGCGAGAATCTCCGTTTGCGCGACGCAGTGGTGCGGCTGGAAGGCTCGTCGGAAATCCGCGGGCAAAGTGCGGTGATTCGCGAGCTGCGCGAGCGCATCGCACGCGTCGCGCCGACCAACGCCACCGTGCTGATCATCGGCGAGACCGGCACCGGCAAGGAGCTGGTCGCCCGCGCGATCCATCGCAGCAGCGCGCGCGCGGCCAAGCCGTTCGTTGCCATCAACTGCGCGGCGTTCACCGAAACCCTGCTCGAGAGCGAGCTGTTCGGGCATGAGCGCGGCGCGTTCACCGGAGCCGACCGCGCGCGCGAGGGGCTGTTCGAGGCCGCCCACGAGGGTACGCTGTTCCTCGACGAGGCGGCTGAGATGTCGATGGCGGCGCAGGCCAAGCTGCTGCGCGTGCTGACCGACGGGATGGTCACCCGGCTAGGCTCGACCAAGCCGCGCCGGACCAACGTCCGCCTGCTGGTCGCGACCCATCGCGATCTGCGCCGGCGCGTCGCCGAGGGCTCCTTCCGCGAGGACCTTTACTATCGGCTCGCCGTGGTGCCGCTGGCGATCGCGCCGCTGCGCGATCGGCGCGAGGACATCCCCGAGCTGTGTGAGCTCTTCCTGGCGCAGGCCGCGCGCGATCTCAAGGTTGCGCCGCGTCGGATCGCGGCCGCGGCAATGCGCGCGCTCATGGCGTACGACTTCCCCGGCAACGTCCGCGAACTGCGCAACCTTATCGAACGCGCGTGCATCCTGTCGGCGAGCGAAGAAATCGGCGCGGAGAATTTTCCGGTCGCGACGCGCAGCCCGCAGTCGGGCGAGGCGGCAGCGGCCCCCGGTCTTGCCGCGCCGGGCGCTGGGCCGGCTGCCGGCGGGCGTTCGCCTACGCCGGAGGAGATCGCGGCTATGATGCCCGAGACTTTCTACCTGCGCGCCTTCCTCAACGCGTTGGAGAAGGCGCTCATCCAGCGTGCCCTCAAGGCGACTGGCGGGGCACAGGCCGAGGCCGCCCGCAGGCTCGGCCTCTCACGGAGTTACCTCTCTTACAAGCTGGACAAACACGGTATCAAGGCGGTCGGCGAACCGCATCCGCGGGCTTCCTAG
- a CDS encoding DsbA family protein: protein MNEPLEIKFYFAYTSPFTYLAKDPAYALERSHNVRLRFIPYGVDIRGVYGDVPTRPERERKRLRYLYFDARRMARERGMVIYPPKKIFSARRAFYGGFCAEDQGLFRPYSDRVYNRFWKGELEVEDPEALAAILEEVGADTAAFRRWIADEEREAKPRLKRCFAEAAQDHVFGVPSFVVDGELFWGYDRIEWVVKKLDAMGLRRR, encoded by the coding sequence ATGAACGAGCCGCTCGAAATCAAGTTCTACTTCGCCTACACCAGTCCCTTTACTTACCTGGCCAAGGACCCGGCCTACGCGCTGGAGCGCTCGCACAACGTTCGCCTGCGCTTCATCCCCTACGGCGTCGATATCCGAGGCGTGTACGGCGACGTCCCGACGCGCCCCGAGCGCGAGCGCAAGCGGCTGCGCTACCTGTACTTTGACGCGCGTCGGATGGCGCGCGAGCGCGGGATGGTGATCTATCCGCCGAAGAAGATCTTCAGCGCGCGGCGCGCCTTTTATGGCGGCTTTTGCGCCGAGGATCAGGGGCTGTTCCGCCCGTACTCCGACCGCGTTTACAATCGCTTCTGGAAGGGCGAGCTCGAAGTCGAAGACCCCGAGGCGCTCGCCGCGATTCTCGAGGAAGTCGGCGCCGACACTGCGGCCTTCCGCCGCTGGATCGCGGACGAGGAGCGCGAGGCCAAGCCGCGCCTTAAGCGATGCTTCGCCGAGGCCGCGCAAGACCACGTCTTCGGCGTCCCGAGCTTCGTGGTCGACGGCGAGCTGTTCTGGGGCTACGACCGAATCGAGTGGGTAGTCAAAAAGCTCGACGCGATGGGCCTGCGCCGCCGGTGA
- the gltB gene encoding glutamate synthase large subunit: MHPRHSIPRPQGLYDPAHEHDACGVGFVVNIKGERSHDILQKGLRVLDNLTHRGACGCDPRTGDGAGVLMQIPHEFFAREADKLGFALPQPGEYGVGQIFLPLDAGRRRAAEALVDRVVREEGQKLLGWRTVPIVESACGDIARRGLPAIRQVFIGRGDAVADQEALERKLYVIRKRVTNEAAALGLAEGELFYVCSLSAATIVYKGQLISHQIPQFYPDLGDAAVKTALVMVHQRFSTNTFPSWDRAHPYRFLCHNGEINTLRGNINWMAARQKQFVSPLFGDDMRKLLPIIEPNGSDSAMFDNCLELLVRTGRSLPHAMMMMIPEAWQNDALMSPPKRAFYEYHSCLMEPWDGPASIAFTDGRRIGAVLDRNGLRPSRYLVTKDGLVVMASETGVLDIPPAQVAYKGRLQPGRMFFIDTVEGRIVQDEEIKETMAARKPYRQWLEQNLVALDELPEPPSAPAIAGFEGYDLLKQQQAFGYTIEELKMILAPMAVNGQEPVGSMGTDTPLAVLSDRSPLLFNYFKQLFAQVTNPPIDPIREEMVTSAITTIGAEQNLFEETPLHCRQLKLAAPVLTNAELEKIKRLAMPGLRTVTLSTLYRADDGEAGLRAALDELCRRASDAIAQGHTIIVLSDRGVNEEFAPIPSLLATGAVHHHLIREGTRTRAGIVVESGEPREAMHFCLLVGYGAGAVNPYLAYATMARMIEEGVLKGIGEEEAVEHFNKAVVKSMIKVASKMGISTVQSYRGAQIFEAIGLSHELVERYFTWTASRVGGVGLEAIARETRNRHRRAFEIMPNLDGELEVGGQYQWRRRGEFHMYNPNTIAKLQHAVRSGNYKLFKEYSRLIDEHSRNLATLRSLLKFKFDRPPVPLEEVEPASEIVKRFKTGAMSFGSISKEAHENLAIAMNRIGGKSNTGEGGEDPARFVRDPNGDWRRSAIKQVASARFGVTSWYLVNADELQIKMAQGAKPGEGGQLPGHKVDEFIAKIRYSTPGVGLISPPPHHDIYSIEDLAQLIHDLKNSNPRARVSVKLVAEVGVGTIAAGVAKAKADVVLISGHDGGTGASPLQSIKHAGIPWELGLAETQQILVMNGLRGRIHVETDGQLKTGRDVTIAALLGAEEFGFASAALVASGCIMMRVCHLNTCPVGIATQDPELRKKFEGRPEHVVNLMMFIAEEVREYMAKLGFRTLAEMVGHVECLDPNEAIQHWKARNVDLSQILYRPPVGPDEPLHCVEKQDHGIDKALDQQLLELCRDALEHRKPVEVNLPIRNVNRTVGTILSSEVSRRFGEQGLPPYTIRIHLKGSAGQSFGAWLAPGVALYLEGDANDYCGKGLSGGFMAVRPPREATFKAEENILIGNVALYGATGGEAFFSGVAGERFAVRNSGATAVVEGVGDHGCEYMTRGLVVVLGRTGRNFAAGMSGGIAYVLDEDGGFGSRCNTGMVELGPLSDAEEIKRVHALIVRHHQYTGSKRAEHILADWDAWVGKFVRVMPTEYRQVLERQHLGASNDMARLAAV; this comes from the coding sequence ATGCATCCACGACACAGCATCCCGCGGCCACAAGGCCTTTACGATCCGGCGCATGAACACGACGCCTGCGGTGTTGGCTTTGTCGTCAACATCAAGGGCGAGCGCTCGCACGACATCCTGCAAAAGGGCCTCCGGGTGCTTGACAACCTCACCCACCGCGGGGCCTGTGGATGCGATCCGCGCACCGGCGACGGCGCGGGTGTCCTGATGCAAATTCCGCACGAGTTCTTCGCCCGTGAGGCCGACAAGCTGGGCTTCGCGCTGCCCCAGCCGGGCGAGTACGGCGTCGGACAGATCTTCCTGCCGCTCGATGCCGGCCGGCGCAGGGCCGCCGAGGCGCTCGTCGATCGGGTGGTGCGCGAGGAGGGGCAGAAGCTGCTCGGCTGGCGCACGGTGCCGATCGTGGAGAGCGCCTGCGGCGACATCGCGCGCCGCGGGCTGCCAGCGATCCGCCAGGTCTTCATCGGGCGCGGCGACGCGGTCGCGGACCAGGAGGCGCTCGAGCGCAAGCTCTACGTCATCCGCAAGCGCGTCACCAACGAGGCCGCCGCACTAGGCCTGGCCGAGGGCGAGCTGTTCTACGTGTGCAGCCTCTCGGCGGCGACCATCGTTTACAAGGGCCAGCTCATTTCGCATCAGATTCCGCAGTTCTATCCCGACCTCGGCGACGCGGCGGTCAAGACGGCGCTGGTGATGGTGCATCAGCGCTTCTCGACCAACACCTTCCCGAGCTGGGACCGCGCCCATCCCTACCGCTTCCTGTGCCACAACGGCGAGATCAACACGCTGCGCGGCAACATCAACTGGATGGCGGCGCGGCAGAAGCAGTTCGTCTCGCCGCTGTTCGGCGATGACATGCGCAAGCTGCTGCCAATCATCGAGCCCAACGGCAGCGACTCGGCGATGTTCGACAACTGCCTGGAGCTGCTGGTGCGCACCGGGCGTTCGCTGCCGCACGCGATGATGATGATGATCCCGGAGGCGTGGCAGAACGACGCGCTGATGAGCCCGCCCAAGCGCGCCTTCTACGAATACCACTCCTGCCTGATGGAGCCGTGGGACGGCCCCGCCTCAATCGCCTTCACCGACGGCCGGCGCATCGGCGCCGTGCTCGACCGCAACGGCCTGCGCCCGTCGCGCTACCTGGTGACCAAGGACGGACTGGTCGTGATGGCTTCGGAGACCGGCGTGCTCGACATTCCGCCCGCGCAGGTCGCCTACAAGGGCCGCCTCCAGCCCGGCCGCATGTTCTTCATCGATACGGTCGAAGGCCGCATCGTCCAGGACGAGGAAATCAAGGAAACGATGGCGGCGCGTAAGCCGTACCGCCAGTGGCTGGAGCAAAACCTGGTCGCGCTTGACGAGCTGCCCGAGCCGCCCAGCGCGCCCGCGATCGCCGGCTTCGAAGGCTACGACCTGCTCAAGCAACAGCAGGCTTTCGGCTACACGATCGAAGAGCTGAAAATGATCCTCGCCCCGATGGCGGTCAACGGGCAGGAGCCGGTGGGCTCGATGGGCACAGATACGCCGCTGGCCGTGCTCTCGGACCGCTCGCCGCTGCTGTTCAATTACTTCAAGCAGCTCTTCGCCCAGGTCACCAATCCGCCGATCGATCCGATCCGCGAGGAGATGGTGACCTCGGCGATCACCACGATCGGCGCCGAGCAGAACCTGTTCGAGGAAACCCCGCTGCACTGCCGCCAGCTCAAGCTCGCCGCTCCCGTGCTGACCAACGCCGAGCTGGAGAAGATCAAGCGGCTGGCGATGCCGGGGCTGCGCACGGTCACGCTCTCAACGCTGTACCGCGCGGACGACGGCGAGGCGGGACTGCGCGCCGCGCTCGACGAGCTGTGCCGGCGCGCCTCGGACGCGATCGCGCAGGGCCACACGATAATCGTGCTCTCCGACCGCGGGGTAAATGAGGAGTTCGCGCCGATTCCGAGTCTGCTCGCGACCGGCGCCGTCCACCATCATCTCATCCGCGAGGGCACCCGCACACGCGCGGGCATCGTGGTCGAGTCGGGCGAGCCGCGCGAAGCGATGCACTTCTGCCTGCTGGTCGGCTACGGTGCCGGCGCGGTCAATCCCTACCTCGCCTACGCCACGATGGCGCGGATGATCGAGGAGGGCGTGCTGAAGGGCATCGGCGAGGAGGAGGCCGTCGAGCATTTCAACAAGGCGGTGGTCAAAAGCATGATCAAGGTCGCCTCCAAGATGGGGATCTCGACCGTGCAGAGCTACCGCGGAGCGCAGATCTTCGAGGCGATCGGGCTAAGCCACGAGCTGGTCGAGCGCTACTTCACCTGGACTGCGTCGCGCGTCGGCGGCGTGGGGCTGGAGGCTATCGCGCGCGAGACCCGCAATCGCCATCGCCGCGCCTTCGAGATCATGCCCAACCTCGACGGCGAGCTCGAGGTCGGCGGCCAGTACCAGTGGCGCCGGCGCGGCGAATTCCACATGTACAACCCGAACACCATCGCCAAGCTTCAGCACGCGGTGCGCTCGGGCAACTACAAGCTGTTCAAGGAATACTCGCGGCTCATCGACGAGCACAGCCGCAACCTCGCCACCCTGCGCAGCCTGCTCAAGTTCAAATTCGACCGCCCGCCGGTGCCGCTCGAGGAGGTCGAGCCGGCCTCCGAGATCGTCAAGCGCTTCAAGACCGGCGCAATGTCGTTCGGCTCGATCAGCAAGGAGGCGCACGAGAACCTCGCGATCGCGATGAACCGCATCGGCGGCAAGTCCAACACCGGCGAGGGCGGTGAGGACCCCGCGCGCTTCGTGCGTGATCCCAACGGCGACTGGCGGCGTAGCGCGATCAAGCAGGTCGCCTCGGCGCGCTTCGGGGTGACGAGCTGGTACCTGGTCAACGCCGACGAGCTCCAGATCAAGATGGCGCAGGGCGCCAAGCCCGGCGAGGGCGGCCAACTTCCCGGCCACAAGGTCGACGAGTTCATCGCCAAGATCCGCTACTCGACGCCAGGGGTGGGCCTGATCTCCCCGCCGCCCCATCACGACATCTACTCCATCGAGGACCTCGCCCAGCTCATCCACGACCTCAAGAACTCCAACCCGCGAGCGCGCGTAAGCGTCAAGCTGGTGGCCGAGGTCGGCGTCGGCACGATCGCCGCCGGCGTGGCCAAGGCCAAGGCCGACGTGGTGCTGATCAGCGGCCACGACGGCGGCACCGGCGCCTCGCCGCTCCAGTCGATCAAGCACGCCGGCATCCCGTGGGAGCTCGGGCTCGCCGAGACCCAGCAGATCCTCGTGATGAACGGGCTGCGCGGGCGTATCCATGTGGAGACCGACGGCCAGCTCAAGACCGGGCGCGACGTCACCATCGCCGCGCTGCTCGGCGCCGAGGAGTTCGGCTTCGCCAGCGCGGCGCTGGTCGCCTCGGGCTGCATCATGATGCGGGTGTGCCATCTCAACACCTGCCCGGTCGGGATCGCGACTCAGGACCCCGAGCTGCGCAAGAAGTTCGAGGGCAGGCCCGAGCACGTGGTCAACCTGATGATGTTCATCGCGGAGGAAGTGCGCGAGTACATGGCCAAACTCGGCTTCCGCACGCTGGCCGAGATGGTCGGACACGTCGAATGCCTCGACCCCAACGAGGCGATCCAGCACTGGAAGGCGCGCAACGTCGACCTGAGCCAGATTCTCTATCGCCCGCCGGTCGGCCCCGACGAGCCGCTGCACTGCGTCGAGAAGCAGGACCACGGAATCGACAAGGCGCTCGACCAGCAGCTCCTGGAGCTCTGCCGCGACGCGCTCGAACATCGCAAGCCGGTCGAGGTCAACCTCCCGATCCGCAATGTCAACCGCACCGTGGGCACGATCCTCTCCTCCGAGGTGTCGCGCCGCTTCGGCGAGCAGGGTTTGCCGCCCTACACGATTCGGATCCATCTCAAGGGCTCGGCCGGGCAGAGCTTCGGCGCGTGGCTGGCGCCGGGCGTCGCGCTCTACCTCGAAGGCGACGCCAACGACTACTGCGGCAAGGGATTGTCGGGCGGCTTCATGGCGGTGCGGCCGCCGCGCGAGGCCACCTTCAAGGCCGAGGAAAACATCCTCATCGGCAACGTCGCGCTCTACGGCGCAACCGGCGGCGAAGCGTTCTTCTCCGGCGTTGCCGGCGAGCGCTTCGCGGTGCGCAACAGCGGTGCGACCGCAGTGGTCGAAGGCGTGGGCGACCACGGCTGCGAGTACATGACACGCGGACTGGTGGTCGTGCTCGGGCGCACCGGGCGCAACTTCGCGGCCGGGATGAGCGGCGGAATCGCCTACGTGCTCGACGAGGACGGCGGCTTCGGCTCGCGCTGCAACACCGGGATGGTCGAGCTGGGACCGCTCAGCGACGCCGAGGAGATAAAGCGCGTTCATGCGCTGATCGTGCGCCATCACCAGTACACTGGCAGCAAGCGCGCCGAGCACATCCTCGCCGACTGGGACGCCTGGGTCGGCAAGTTCGTCAGGGTGATGCCCACCGAGTACCGGCAGGTGCTCGAGCGCCAGCATCTGGGCGCGAGCAACGACATGGCGCGCCTGGCCGCGGTGTAG
- a CDS encoding glutamate synthase subunit beta, with protein sequence MGKITGFMEILRETPARRPVAERLRDWREYDLKMPEDRLRAQGARCMDCGIPFCHKGCPLGNIIPDWNDLVYRGRWREALERLHSTNNFPEFTGRVCPAPCEEACVLNINNDPVTIKLLEKNIIDHAWSEGWVAPQPPARKSGKRVAVIGSGPAGLACSQQLARAGHEVTLYERADRIGGLLRYGIPDFKLEKHHIDRRIEQMRAEGVKFVTSCRVGVDLHADDLRARHDAIVLTMGATKPRDLPIPGRELKGVHFAMEFLPQQNKRNAGDTIDPALSITAKDKKVVILGGGDTGSDCLGTANRQGARLVYQYELLPMPPERRTFAMPWPDWPMILRTSTSHEEGVLRDWSINTKRFIGEGGVLKALEGVKLKWKQDNGRMVMEEVPGSNFILECDLVLLALGFLGPEPDGFISELGVQLDPRSNVLCENYMSSVPGVFAAGDSRRGQSLVVWAIWEGRECARAVDAWLMGETFLPASPEP encoded by the coding sequence ATGGGCAAGATCACCGGCTTCATGGAGATCCTGCGCGAGACTCCGGCGCGCCGCCCGGTGGCCGAGCGGCTGCGCGACTGGCGCGAGTACGATCTCAAGATGCCCGAGGACAGGCTGCGCGCGCAGGGCGCGCGCTGCATGGATTGCGGCATCCCCTTCTGCCACAAGGGTTGCCCACTCGGCAACATCATCCCCGACTGGAACGATCTCGTCTATCGTGGGCGCTGGCGCGAGGCGCTCGAGCGGCTGCACTCGACCAACAATTTTCCCGAGTTCACCGGCCGCGTATGTCCGGCGCCATGCGAGGAGGCCTGCGTCCTCAACATCAACAACGACCCGGTCACGATCAAGCTCCTCGAAAAGAACATCATCGACCACGCCTGGAGCGAGGGATGGGTCGCGCCGCAGCCGCCGGCGCGCAAAAGCGGCAAACGAGTGGCGGTGATCGGCTCGGGGCCGGCCGGGCTCGCCTGCTCGCAACAGCTCGCCCGCGCGGGCCACGAGGTGACGCTCTACGAGCGCGCCGACCGGATCGGCGGCCTTCTGCGCTACGGCATCCCGGACTTCAAGCTCGAGAAGCACCACATCGACCGACGCATCGAGCAGATGCGCGCCGAGGGCGTGAAGTTCGTCACCAGCTGCCGCGTCGGCGTCGATCTCCACGCCGACGACCTGCGCGCCAGGCACGACGCGATCGTGCTCACGATGGGCGCGACCAAACCGCGCGACCTTCCGATCCCCGGGCGCGAGCTTAAGGGCGTGCACTTCGCGATGGAGTTTCTGCCGCAGCAGAACAAGCGCAACGCCGGCGATACGATCGATCCCGCGCTTTCGATCACGGCCAAGGACAAGAAGGTCGTCATTCTCGGCGGCGGCGACACCGGCTCCGACTGCCTGGGCACCGCCAACCGCCAGGGCGCGCGCCTGGTCTATCAGTACGAACTGCTGCCGATGCCGCCCGAGCGGCGGACCTTTGCGATGCCGTGGCCGGACTGGCCGATGATCCTGCGCACTTCGACCTCGCACGAGGAGGGCGTGCTGCGCGACTGGAGCATCAATACCAAGCGCTTCATCGGCGAGGGCGGCGTGCTCAAGGCGCTCGAAGGCGTCAAGCTCAAGTGGAAGCAGGACAACGGGCGGATGGTGATGGAGGAGGTGCCGGGGAGCAATTTCATCCTCGAGTGCGACCTGGTGCTGCTCGCGCTGGGCTTTCTCGGCCCTGAGCCCGACGGGTTCATCAGCGAGTTGGGAGTGCAGCTCGACCCGCGCAGCAACGTGCTGTGCGAGAACTACATGTCGAGCGTGCCGGGCGTGTTCGCGGCAGGCGACTCCCGGCGCGGCCAGTCGCTGGTGGTATGGGCGATCTGGGAAGGGCGCGAATGCGCGCGCGCGGTCGACGCCTGGCTGATGGGCGAGACCTTCCTGCCCGCCAGTCCCGAGCCGTAG
- a CDS encoding HAMP domain-containing sensor histidine kinase — protein MSSPYTDSALVAADFESFRRQESIFTILELALIVALLLATALFRPYFGEPSAPIVIALLTGFAIGAVQLAWLHARDVPPDPAMLPMLVWWSIGFNAALVATLLFLAGSEDNQYFVLMVVPVLEAAFRLPLWPALGVIALADALNFLAAYPLHSTNEYFEAGASSVIFTVVGVLVWLLVNNLREREARLRGNLEELARTRERLLAEEKLAAVGRLSSAIAHEIRNPVAMISSSLATAERPGLDAAERREMFAIAAREAERLARLTADFLAYARPRGPRLTRENVAAALAHVAAAAGAHAGQAGVVLGVEADPALEAEFDAMQMHQALLNLVLNAIDACNSGGRVTLSAAPANGAGAMRLEVADSAGPIPPETVAHLFEPFFTTKRGGTGLGLAIARNVARAHRGDLRLSRNEPGRVCFSIEIPAHGPAGVEGHDG, from the coding sequence ATGTCATCTCCGTACACCGACTCCGCACTCGTCGCCGCCGACTTCGAGTCGTTCCGCCGCCAGGAGTCGATCTTCACCATCCTCGAGCTCGCGCTGATCGTCGCCCTGCTGCTCGCGACCGCCCTGTTCAGGCCCTATTTCGGCGAGCCATCGGCGCCGATCGTGATTGCGCTGCTGACGGGTTTCGCGATCGGCGCCGTTCAGCTCGCCTGGCTCCATGCGCGAGACGTCCCGCCGGACCCGGCCATGCTGCCGATGCTTGTCTGGTGGTCGATCGGCTTCAACGCCGCGCTGGTCGCGACGCTGCTCTTTCTCGCCGGCAGCGAGGACAACCAATACTTCGTGCTGATGGTGGTGCCGGTGCTGGAGGCGGCCTTCCGGCTGCCGCTGTGGCCGGCGCTGGGCGTGATCGCACTGGCCGACGCGCTCAATTTTCTCGCCGCCTATCCGCTCCACTCGACCAACGAGTACTTCGAAGCCGGCGCGTCGTCGGTGATCTTCACCGTGGTCGGCGTGCTGGTCTGGCTGCTGGTGAACAACCTGCGCGAGCGCGAGGCGCGGCTGCGCGGCAATCTGGAAGAGCTTGCGCGCACGCGCGAGCGCCTGCTCGCCGAGGAAAAGCTCGCCGCGGTAGGACGGCTCTCCAGCGCGATCGCCCACGAGATCCGCAACCCGGTCGCGATGATCTCCAGCTCATTGGCGACCGCCGAGCGCCCGGGGCTCGATGCGGCCGAGCGGCGCGAGATGTTTGCTATCGCGGCGCGCGAGGCCGAGCGCCTGGCGCGGCTGACCGCCGATTTTCTCGCCTACGCGCGCCCGCGCGGGCCGCGCCTGACGCGCGAAAACGTGGCCGCCGCGCTCGCGCACGTCGCCGCCGCCGCGGGCGCGCACGCGGGGCAGGCAGGGGTCGTGCTCGGGGTCGAGGCTGACCCGGCGCTGGAGGCGGAGTTCGACGCGATGCAGATGCATCAGGCGCTGCTCAACCTAGTGCTCAACGCAATCGACGCCTGCAACAGCGGCGGGAGGGTAACGCTCAGCGCCGCCCCCGCCAACGGCGCCGGCGCAATGCGCCTGGAGGTGGCCGACTCGGCGGGGCCGATCCCACCCGAGACCGTCGCCCATCTCTTCGAGCCCTTCTTCACGACCAAACGCGGCGGCACCGGGCTCGGCCTGGCGATCGCGCGCAACGTCGCCCGTGCGCATCGCGGCGACCTGCGCCTGAGCCGCAACGAGCCTGGGCGGGTATGTTTTTCGATCGAGATTCCGGCACACGGCCCTGCGGGGGTGGAGGGCCACGATGGCTAG